ATGTGCTGCAGGTGGATGTGGTTGAGGTTGCACAGCAGACCTTTCTTCGGGGACAGCATGGTGCTGGCTGGCAGAGCCTGGATTCCTCAGCTCGTCACAGACCCCCACAGGCACGTCGCTCCGAACACCCAGCTCCAACTCTCTGCAAACAGCAAAATAGCTTGTCAGTCACTGGAGCAGGCAGGTTATCAGCCAAATGGGCATGCACCAGAGGGACCCATTTATGGGGAGAGAATTAAGGGGCAGATCTGGGCAGCTCAGCTAAAGGGATCGACAGCCTCACGGCCCACAGATACTAGAAGGGCATGATGGTCCTTGATGGAGTGTAGACTGCTACAAGGGGTCACGGATGGGAGAAATGGGATGGAGTCAGGAGAGAGGAAGTTGAGGGCAAGTAACAAAAAGAATTCCCAGACAGTGAGATGGATCCAGTCAGGGAATCATCTCCcattgtgggggcgggggtgtgctGAGAGCCCCATCGTCCCTGGACAGGGAGATGGGTCTGGCTGGGAATTGACTCCTCCTTGGCTTTGGGCAATGTTGTAAGGTATATAGTCTTAGGGAACTGCCCTGCATTTCTGGGCTGGGTAGAGTCTGCCCCCGTGTCTCTGGCCCTGGGAGCTGTTCTCTGGGGTTTCACATCACATGGGCTATCAGCTCTGTTACCTCTGCCAGGTCCGTCAGCCAGTGTCTCAGCAACGCAGAGTCAAGGAGATGATACCTTTGAAGGCTCAGCCTCGCTGTCAGGAAGGCTTCTGGGCTGTGTCAAAAGGCTCCCCAGCATCAAGAGGAGAGCAGCCAAAAGGCCGGTGTCAAGTCCGGGGCGTtgcttggctttgcccccacACATGGGCAGGCATCAGAAAAATGGACTGCAGGGATAGCAGACACAAAGAACAGAGACATCACTGCTACTAGTGCATGCAGGTCCCATTCCCCAAAGGAAAGCAGGAGGCAGGTCAcattccctgccccgccccagtgCCAACAGCTGCTCCTGACCCGAGGCCTCTCTGGAGGCTTCCCCGTTCCAGGTACATCTGGTTTCAGTCTCAGCTGAGGCCATTGCACTGAATCTCCCAGGAGCTCACCCTCCACTTCCTTTGGTCCCCCCCGCCACTTCAGATGTCCATGGCTGTCAGGGCTCTGTATCGAATGGGGAGTGCGCATGTGTATGCTGGTCTCTGAGGGACCTCGGAGAATTTTGCAGCACGGCAATCGCTGACCCTAGGCCACAAGGATAGTTTTGCTAAATGTTTGGAGGAAGCATCACTGGGCAAAGTGATGCTGTAACATCCTAGCAGCCAAATGGTGATTTGTTcgttccctccaccccaccctcagtggcagccccgcccctgctggtACCAACCCCCCATGTATGATCTTGGAGAGAGGGCATTAGAGCATTTCAGGCTGCTTCACCCCACCAGCACAAGAGGCAGCCAGGCGGGCTCTGCACTCGTACCCCTTCCTGCCTCCGTTcctgtcctgtcccctccccatctccatcTCCATCTCCCTGGTCATCAATAATTCACAAGGAGGGATTTGTTCTCATGACAACCGCTATTTCCTGTCACGTGGACCTGCCCTCTGCAccaggcccagccctgcgtgTGCCACACCCGGGTCTGCCTGGCCATCCAGGGAAAGGGGGATTCCGTGGCTGGGGCAAGCCACAGGTGGAGCCTGAATCAGCTCTGGCCTGATGGATTTTCTTCCTGCCTGGTGGTTACTGCATCTCCAACAGACTCACCAGCCATGAGTGGGAGGGAGACCCTCAAGGAACAAAGAGCAGGGACCGGCTGGTTTGGGGGAGAGGTGcggcctttcccctctggggacACTGGCTTTGATCCAGCCCTGGTGGGAGGCACCATGAAACGAGTTGGAGGATCTCAGACCAGTTCCTCACAATCCAGCAATCCTGTGCTATCAGTCTCAGCAGGCAGAGCCCGGGGTTGAATGCACCCTAGGGACACGACCCCTCCTTTGACACCTGAGAGGCCTGGGGCCCATTGGCAGGTGGAACAAGGACAGAGGCTCAGGCTTGAGGGGCTGCTGGCATCTTTGCTCAGCCCCAGACCCCCTCACTCACTACAACTGCTGTAAAAATAAACCGGAGGTAGAGCTCTGTGCTCCTCACTGCAGTCCCTGCCGCTGGAGGGGAGTCCTGGTTGGAGCAGCTCTAGAAAGTCCTACTAGGGTCCAGCAAAGACTCCCAGCTCATCACACAGGCACCAGAAAACATCCTGTTCCTCAGATACGGGCAGAGGGGGGTGTTACCTTGTAACATGCATGCAGCCTCTTCAGCCTGTCCCAGTCCCCCCTTCTCTGGCCTGACCGcatccatctttttgttctgtttgcacgTCACACAGCACCAGGAGGACTGGGGGCAtagctggggctcctaggcgctgCACAATACCTATAACAATACTAGAAGGGCCTGCACGCAGCCTGTAGGTGGTGAGGTCTTTAGGAGGCAGTTACACAAGCCCATAGCCTGTGctcagttgtgtgtgtgggggtgggaggctggtCTCACTgccagggagctgctgctgctctgctccaaTGGGTCCTGTAACCGTGccaagcagagagaggaggaTGGCCTCtcgagcagggagggaagggagtagTCCTGCTCTGGCCTGGCCTCCTGGGCTTTGCCCAGAAAGGTCAATCTAGTCCCCAGGTGCTGCCTTCCTGCCGGAGTGAGGGGGTCACCACCCAACTCCTCCCCAAACCCCTACTAAGGGCACAGCCGCTGGGGCTGGCAATTGGAggagggctggagccaggctccGACTGGGGCCACTCCCTGCTGAGCCTGGAGCGACCGCAGACAACCCGTGGTGGGATGCACCCTCAGGGGAGAGGGGACGGGATAGGAGTGGACCCCCAGCAGGGACAGGGGGCCTCCGCgcttgctgtgggggagggaggggatcagCTGCAAAGCGCAGAGATGTAACAGGCTGGCGCTGGAGAGGGGTTACCACACCTGTGcctggctgggtgtgtgtgagaccCACTGGCCGCTGCAGCTCCACCAGGGtgctggcggggtgggggggaacaggggaCCAGCCCCCGGAGGGGTGTAAGTCCTGCACCTGGACCAAGGGGTTCCCACTGCAGCTGGGTGCTGCCCTGGCAAGCAGGTGCAGCGGGCTCCCTGCTGGTGGCTGACAGCGCAGCCAGGCTAGAGCCTTCTCCACGCCCACAGGGGGATGCTCACCTGTCCTAGCTGCGGGCAGTGCGTGGTTGCCTAGCTCCTGGGATGGCTCTGCGGCTGGAGGGGACGGTGAaaagaggctgcagcagctccgcTGAGCTCaccagctgcagggaggagccagTGATGGGTGATCCATCCTCCGCCAGCCTCTGCCAttaaccctccctgccccaggctgcagacgCCCTCGTGCCTGGACTAATCCTCCACTgcccgccccacacacactgcagaaATACCTTGCACTGACTGCAAATCCAGGACCTGCCTGCACAAGAGAACCTCCACCACcccaagccccccgcccccacaaggAAACCAGAGCTTacaacccaccagcctgggatcTGTCCCTCCACCCTTAGGACCTGCTTTGCTCATTTGTCAGCTTTTACTTGCTGGGAGGCTAGCCTTTGCATGCAGGTGTCTCCCAAGCAGCCTGCTCAGGTGGGATGAGAGCAGATGCTTTGGACAAGCCCTTTACCAAGAGGCTAGATTAGAGAcgctccccttccccaggcccaTCTTGCCAAAGAAACACAAGCGGTGCAGCTAGGTCAGGTTCTATGGCAGTTCCCcatctcatagaatatcagggttggaagggacctcaggagaccatcttgtccaaccccctgctcaaagcaggaccaatcctcagtctttgccccagatccctaaatggccccctcaaggattgaactcacaaccctgggtttagcaggccaatgctcaaaccactgagctatccctccccccgccactgagctatccctccccccatcatcaTCTCTGGGCCAGCTGAGCCCTTTGGGACCAGATCCCACGTCCACCCCAGGCCTGATGGCCAGCAATACTGTTCACAGCAGGTGAGCAGGCAggtgtgttggtgagagaggcagagGCTCTCAGGGCAGGGTGTGTCCCCATAATCACACAGGCAGCCGCTACAATAACTTATGTTTATTGATACAAACGCTTTGCATCTCTGCTATCACAGCTGATCTGTCACATGGACAGTGGGCTTCTGTCCTTCACTCCAACATAAGGCAGCAAGGAACCATATCAGGTGCTATATGGGTCGCCATCCCCAATGGAATGCGCACAGGGAAGGCGTCACCTTCCCCTAAGCAGATGAGTTTGCAGAGTCAGCTCccatgccagaagctgggcctcGTGGAAGGAGGCCTGTCAAAGCCTTTCCTGTCACAGCCCTGAGGAGCCAGCCCACCCTGTCATTTCTGACGCTTGTAGATCTTCTGGGCCAGGCCAAGGAAAATTGCTTTGGGGAGGTGGTTGGCATGTTTCTCAATCAGCTCCTCCAGGCGGCAGTAGCTGATCTCCTCACACTCGTGGTAGGCTGTCCTCATGCCCACAGTTTCATACAGCTCCTTCACCGTGGCCACCTTCTCCGGCTCCTTTTGCCCATAGTTTTCCTGGAAGCCAAGGAACAGGGTCAGACAAGGCCCAGCCTGGAAtggagctgctggctgccacgACCAGCTGCACCAGGAGCCATCACCTCCCCCAGTTTTGGGATCTGCATCCTCCTGTCATAGGGCTCAGCACTTTTATCACTAGACCCCCAACTATGAGCCTAGCAGCTGTCAGGGTCTGATTGGCAGGACTTCTCATGCCCAGTGAGCTTTTCCAGATACACATTAGGGTACAGAACTGTACCCCTTCTCCACCAACAGGTTCACGCTACGGGAACAAAGCTGGAGCCAAGCTGGCAGCTGGTACCTCAGGGTCAGGACTGTTTTCCACCTGTGccaagctccctccccaccctctaaCCAGCTGCTGATGTTACCTCCAGGAGCTGCCTCTGCTCTGGCGAGACGCGGTGCAGGCACTCCACCACCAGCCAGCTGCACTTGTTGTCCTGGATGTCAGTGCCAATCTTACCCGTCAGGTTTGGATCCCCAAAGCAGTCAAGAAAGTCATCCTATGGGCAGAGAGCCAGTTACAGGCCTCCTCACTGTAAGCTTCCCAGAGCCCAGGAgcaccctggggcagggaggagtctcCTACCTGGATCTGGAAGAACTCTCCCATCTCCAGCAAGATGGCTTTGGCGTTGGCATGCTCCTCCTCGCTGTCAATGCCGGCCTGAGagatgggaggggctgagacaCTTGCTGGCATATTCCAGCACCTGCATCTCCCAGCCTGTAATATCCTTCCCCACCACCTTTCTTCCCTACCCCACTGCACCGATCCTCAGACATCAgctcccctccatcccagcctcccACCCACACATCCCCACTCCCCCGGTCCGCCGGGCTCACACCCCATGGCCTCTCCATTGCTGCTTGAACCCACGTAACCAGCAGCTGGAGTTACACTCACCATGTACATAGCAGCCGCAACCGGCAGGTAGAAGGAATAGAAGGCCGTCTTGTATTTAACGATTGCCTTGTACCTGCCAGACAGTATCCACACTCACTAACGCTGGCCTCAGGTCAACTTAAGTCCCTGTTTCTGGTCTGCACAGACACTGGGGTCACTTCCTGTGGGAGGGGCCGGGTACAAGTCCTGCTCAACAACAGGGGAATCAagtgtcccttctccagctggtTTGGAGTGATAAGTTGCTCCTGCAGGGCTGTCCCCAGAGCCCGATGGGCCTAGCAGAGAGATGAGCACCCCTCTCTGACCACCCCAAAGCTAGACAGAGGTGCCCAACAGAACTTTGAAGTGACAGGACTATTTGAGAGTTAAGGTCACCTCTCAACATACAGTACCCAGGACTCCACTCCTCCCGCACCCGCACTGGGCAGGATTCTTCTGCCCCAGCACCTCACCTCTCCACAGTGAAACGACTAAGATCAACGTGGCCAGGTGGAGCAGAGATGAGGTCCAGTGTCTGTCCCAGCTCGGTCTGGTATGTGGTCTGGGGACAAGAGATGTTATGGACCCAACCCTACATGATAATTTTCACGTTACTCTCTGAGGAGAGACCCAGGAGCCACCTACCCCAGGCAGCACATGGGGAGCCTGAGTGCCTGCCCCCTCACCATCACTGAAGAGAGGGGGCAGGAGCTGCCATCTCACTGTCACTGCCCCGCAGGCACTCCCCTCCAATGCtgcagggatgcagccccagGGCAATGCACAGGAAAGGCAGAGACTTTCCAAGAACAAAGCAGAGAGACTTGAACAAGGTCTGACGTGCCTTTGAGTGCGATGGGGTGGGGGTGACCCAAGGATGGGAGTAGATGGGAAATCTTGGGGGCACAGGGACCAGCCCCACCTCCAGGAAGAGCTCAAGCAGGTGCACGTAGTAGGGCTGCTGCCGGCAGTATTTCTTCAGCAACTGGTAGATACAGGACTCGAGGAGGAAGGAATCATTCACAGCATCCAAACCAATTCCCTCCTGCAACAGAAGAGGGACAGGTTATATCAGCAGGCCCAGCCACCCAGGCACCACTCCCCCCACACTTTCTAGAGACTCCTCAACCTCTCCCCCAATACCCCAGGCATCCCACCCCCATGCCCACCCTCCCCAGTGCCCCCACTCAGACCCGGACAACCTCTATTACCTTCTTATACCAGCAGGGTTGGCCACGTCGGGTGAGTGAGAAGTCCATAATGTCATCAGCCACCAGTAAAAAAGCTTGGAGCTACAATAAAAGGAGTTGTAACATAAACTTGCACAAGGCCCCATTACACGGCTTCTGCATCCCCAAATCCCACCTTGACACTGAAATGCTGCCCCAATAGGAGCATCTTCTTCTCCAGGTAGAGCCCAATTCAGAGCACACACTAACCAGCTCGATGCACCAGCCAACGGTCAAGGCACGTTGGAAGCTTTCTGGgtcctgctgctctggccccaccAGCTCCCGGAAGGCAGCCAGCACTGTCAGGCCCCGGTTATACTTCCCACCTGGGGTGTTGTATTCCAGAATCTGGAGAGGACACAAGGGGAAAGGAAGCTGTGCAGTCATCCCAGGAGGACCCcatcccacagctccctgcccacgGCTCAGAGAGGTACAAAGCCCGCCTGCATTGTGCGCCCTGTGAGGAGGAGTCTGGCCCTGGTCTCAGGGGGATGATGGCCCTGCCTTAGGGTCACAGCACTGCCATACAATCAACAGCTAGGGACCGATCCCCCTGGAGAGCAAGGGCGAACGGAACATAACCGGCCCAGCGAACCTGCAGGCGGTCTGACACAacagcttgggggaggggctctTCATCGCAGCCAGACGTTCACTCTGAAGCCTACAGACGGCAGCTGGAAGTGCCAGCAGCGTCCGCGCGGGCAGAAGCGCCCAGGGCCTACGTGCCCCCCAGGCGCGCCCTGGCCCGCGGACCTCgagccccgcagcccccgccTCACCTCCTTCAGCCGGGCGACCGCGTCGCCCACCTCGGGGTGCCGGAGCCCCTCCGCGGTGAGGTCCCGGAGCACCTGCGGGAAGAAGCCCACGAAGGCCGCCCTGTCcgccgctgccccagccccgctcaTCGCGCTGCCTGCAAGACCCGGGTCCAGtgggccgccccgccccagcccggcaCCCACCTGCCGCCGCTGGGGGCGGGACCCGCCGGGCCGCGCGGCACGCTGGGGCTTGTGGTTCTCGGCTGTCAGACGCCCGCGGCAGCCGGCGCCGCTCCTCCGTCCACGAACTACAGCTCCCGGCATGCCtcgggaagggagggggggccCCGTGGCGGACCCTGGCAGGCGGCAGCGCTCATTGGTCAGCTCCATCGTATGAGGATGGCCTCGGGAACTCTG
The sequence above is a segment of the Chelonia mydas isolate rCheMyd1 chromosome 24, rCheMyd1.pri.v2, whole genome shotgun sequence genome. Coding sequences within it:
- the FDPS gene encoding farnesyl pyrophosphate synthase isoform X3, which translates into the protein MPGAVVRGRRSGAGCRGRLTAENHKPQRAARPGGSRPQRRQILEYNTPGGKYNRGLTVLAAFRELVGPEQQDPESFQRALTVGWCIELLQAFLLVADDIMDFSLTRRGQPCWYKKEGIGLDAVNDSFLLESCIYQLLKKYCRQQPYYVHLLELFLEVGLVPVPPRFPIYSHPWVTPTPSHSKGWVHNISCPQTTYQTELGQTLDLISAPPGHVDLSRFTVERYKAIVKYKTAFYSFYLPVAAAMYMAGIDSEEEHANAKAILLEMGEFFQIQDDFLDCFGDPNLTGKIGTDIQDNKCSWLVVECLHRVSPEQRQLLEENYGQKEPEKVATVKELYETVGMRTAYHECEEISYCRLEELIEKHANHLPKAIFLGLAQKIYKRQK
- the FDPS gene encoding farnesyl pyrophosphate synthase isoform X4, whose translation is MSGAGAAADRAAFVGFFPQVLRDLTAEGLRHPEVGDAVARLKEILEYNTPGGKYNRGLTVLAAFRELVGPEQQDPESFQRALTVGWCIELLQAFLLVADDIMDFSLTRRGQPCWYKKEGIGLDAVNDSFLLESCIYQLLKKYCRQQPYYVHLLELFLEVGLVPVPPRFPIYSHPWVTPTPSHSKTTYQTELGQTLDLISAPPGHVDLSRFTVERYKAIVKYKTAFYSFYLPVAAAMYMAGIDSEEEHANAKAILLEMGEFFQIQDDFLDCFGDPNLTGKIGTDIQDNKCSWLVVECLHRVSPEQRQLLEENYGQKEPEKVATVKELYETVGMRTAYHECEEISYCRLEELIEKHANHLPKAIFLGLAQKIYKRQK
- the FDPS gene encoding farnesyl pyrophosphate synthase isoform X5, with the protein product MSGAGAAADRAAFVGFFPQVLRDLTAEGLRHPEVGDAVARLKEILEYNTPGGKYNRGLTVLAAFRELVGPEQQDPESFQRALTVGWCIELLQAFLLVADDIMDFSLTRRGQPCWYKKEGIGLDAVNDSFLLESCIYQLLKKYCRQQPYYVHLLELFLEGWVHNISCPQTTYQTELGQTLDLISAPPGHVDLSRFTVERYKAIVKYKTAFYSFYLPVAAAMYMAGIDSEEEHANAKAILLEMGEFFQIQDDFLDCFGDPNLTGKIGTDIQDNKCSWLVVECLHRVSPEQRQLLEENYGQKEPEKVATVKELYETVGMRTAYHECEEISYCRLEELIEKHANHLPKAIFLGLAQKIYKRQK
- the FDPS gene encoding farnesyl pyrophosphate synthase isoform X2 is translated as MSGAGAAADRAAFVGFFPQVLRDLTAEGLRHPEVGDAVARLKEILEYNTPGGKYNRGLTVLAAFRELVGPEQQDPESFQRALTVGWCIELLQAFLLVADDIMDFSLTRRGQPCWYKKEGIGLDAVNDSFLLESCIYQLLKKYCRQQPYYVHLLELFLEVGLVPVPPRFPIYSHPWVTPTPSHSKGWVHNISCPQTTYQTELGQTLDLISAPPGHVDLSRFTVERYKAIVKYKTAFYSFYLPVAAAMYMAGIDSEEEHANAKAILLEMGEFFQIQDDFLDCFGDPNLTGKIGTDIQDNKCSWLVVECLHRVSPEQRQLLEENYGQKEPEKVATVKELYETVGMRTAYHECEEISYCRLEELIEKHANHLPKAIFLGLAQKIYKRQK
- the FDPS gene encoding farnesyl pyrophosphate synthase isoform X6, yielding MPGAVVRGRRSGAGCRGRLTAENHKPQRAARPGGSRPQRRQILEYNTPGGKYNRGLTVLAAFRELVGPEQQDPESFQRALTVGWCIELLQAFLLVADDIMDFSLTRRGQPCWYKKEGIGLDAVNDSFLLESCIYQLLKKYCRQQPYYVHLLELFLETTYQTELGQTLDLISAPPGHVDLSRFTVERYKAIVKYKTAFYSFYLPVAAAMYMAGIDSEEEHANAKAILLEMGEFFQIQDDFLDCFGDPNLTGKIGTDIQDNKCSWLVVECLHRVSPEQRQLLEENYGQKEPEKVATVKELYETVGMRTAYHECEEISYCRLEELIEKHANHLPKAIFLGLAQKIYKRQK
- the FDPS gene encoding farnesyl pyrophosphate synthase isoform X1; this encodes MPGAVVRGRRSGAGCRGRLTAENHKPQRAARPGGSRPQRRQVGAGLGRGGPLDPGLAGSAMSGAGAAADRAAFVGFFPQVLRDLTAEGLRHPEVGDAVARLKEILEYNTPGGKYNRGLTVLAAFRELVGPEQQDPESFQRALTVGWCIELLQAFLLVADDIMDFSLTRRGQPCWYKKEGIGLDAVNDSFLLESCIYQLLKKYCRQQPYYVHLLELFLETTYQTELGQTLDLISAPPGHVDLSRFTVERYKAIVKYKTAFYSFYLPVAAAMYMAGIDSEEEHANAKAILLEMGEFFQIQDDFLDCFGDPNLTGKIGTDIQDNKCSWLVVECLHRVSPEQRQLLEENYGQKEPEKVATVKELYETVGMRTAYHECEEISYCRLEELIEKHANHLPKAIFLGLAQKIYKRQK